CAGATGACTCCATTTTTATGCGAAAGCTATTATCCGATCTATTGGAAAAACATCCTGAGATAGAGGTAATAGCCACTGCTAAAAACGGAAAAGAAGCTATTGAGAAAATTAAAGAGTACTCTCCTGATGTTATAACGTTGGATGTAGAGATGCCACAGATGAATGGCTTACAGGCACTAGAGGTCATTATGAGAGAACATCCGGTTCCTACTATTATGCTATCAAGTACAACAACAGAGGGTTCCTTAAATACGATCATTGCAATGGAACAAGGTGCAGTAGATTTCGTTGCCAAACCCTCAGGTGCCATTTCACTTGACATACATAAAGTGAAAGAGGAACTAATCGAAAAAATTCTGCTTGCATCCAGATCAAACATCTCTCTTTTCAAGCAACCTATAAAAAAAGAGAAGGAAATACTTTCCTCTCAGAGTTTTTATAGTAAAATAGACCTATTGGAAAAGGCGGGTAAGCGTGATGCAGTGGTTTGTATCGGAACATCCACTGGAGGTCCACGTGCGTTGCAAACACTTCTTACGGCGCTTCCTAAATCTTTTCCTGCACCACTATTTATTGTTCAGCATATGCCAAAACATTTTACCAAGTCACTTGCAAATAGACTAAACTCCATTTGCGAAATAACAGTAGTTGAGGCTGTACATAATCAAAAAGTGGAAAAGGGGACCGCATATATCGCACCGGGAGATTTTCATATGGAAGTGATAAAGCGTGCAGGAAGCCTCTTCATTCATCTTCATGAAGCCCCTCCTATTCGGGGTCACCGTCCTTCTGTAGACACATTATTCCGTTCCATTGGGAATCTTGAAACCTATCAAAAAATCGCTGTGATCCTAACGGGCATGGGGAATGATGGAACAGCCGGATTAAAGCAATTAAAGGAAAATGGAAAAACGGAAACAGTGGCACTTGCTGAGTCAGAAGAATCATGTATCGTTTATGGCATGCCAAGGGCCGCAATACATTCAGGTATGGTAGATGAAGTACATCATCTAAAAGATATGTCAAAGAGAATTAACCAATACATTTTGTCTTAGGGGTGCAATGAATGGACTTAAACCAATATTTAGATATTTTTCTTGAAGAGAGCAAAGAACATTTACAAACTATCAATAATCAGCTATTAGAGTTGGAGAAACACCCTGCCAACATTGAGATTGTTAATGAGATTTTCCGGTCTGCGCATACCCTCAAAGGCATGTCTGCCACAATGGGTTATGAAGATCTGGCAAGCCTTACCCATCAGATGGAAAATGTTCTTGATCTTATTCGTAATGAAAAATTAAATGTTACCACCAACCTGTTAGATATTATATTTCGTTCCGTTGAATACCTGGAGGAAATGGTGCTTTCTATTTCAGAAGGTGGAGATGGAAAGAAAGATGTCAAAGAAGTGGTTGCCCTGCTTATTAAAATTGAGAAGGGGGAAGAATATTCCTTGCCCACAAACTCTAAGGAACAAAAATCTCCAGAGCATTTTTATGATTCCTATGAGATTACGATATTGCAACAATCAGAGGAACAGGGATACACACCATATGAAGTAACAATCACTCTTCGACAAGACTGTCTATTAAAAGCAGCAAGAGTGTTCATGGTTTTTGAAGTGGTGGAGGGGATGGGAGAAGTCATCAAGTCAAATCCTTCCGTTGATCTCTTAGAAGAAGAGAAGTTTGAAAATAGTTTCCAAATTACGATGGTTTCAAAAGAAGAAGTAAGTAGTATCAAAGAAAAGATAATGAAGGTATCTGAGCTTGAAAAGGTAAATGTCATTAAGCTAGATACACAACTTCTTGTAACTTTCGACGGCGAAAGTTCCGTAGAAGCAGCTGTAGAAGAAATAACTTCAGCACAAGTAGAAGCGGCTCCAACAACCTCAGTGTTGGAAAAAAAGGAAGAGAAGTCAACTCCAGTCAAGGGGACCCCGGGATCCAATAAAACAATCCGGGTTAGCATTGATCGTTTAGACGGTTTAATGAACTTGTTTGAAGAGCTTGTCATAGACAGAGGCAGATTAGAACAAATCTCTAAGGATTTGAATGAGCAGGAATTAATTGAAACTGTGGAAAGAATGTCCCGAATCTCTAATGATTTACAAAATATTATCCTAAATATGCGTATGGTCCCAATAGAAACAGTCTTTAACCGCTTTCCTAGAATGGTAAGGCAATTGGCCAGAGATCTAGGGAAAAAGGTGGACATTGAAATTATAGGAGCGGAAACAGAGCTTGATAGAACCGTGATGGATGAAATAGGAGACCCTCTTGTTCATTTATTGCGCAATGCCATAGACCATGGCATTGAGATCCCGGAGATTAGAAGTCGTAATGGAAAGCCGGAAGAAGGCAAAATAACGCTAAAAGCGTATCATAGCGGAAATCATGTTTTTATTGAGATCATGGATAATGGTGCCGGTATTTCGAAAGAAAAGGTTCTTAACAAAGCCATCAGTAAGGGTGTCATTACTCAACAAGAAGGGGAAAGATTAAGTGAACAAGAAGTGTATCAACTTATCCTTTCTTCCGGCTTTTCCACAGCAGAAGTAATTTCTGACATATCCGGCCGCGGCGTAGGACTTGATGTGGTGAAAAATACGATAGAGTCGTTAGGCGGGAAAATCACCATTGATTCCCTTGAAGGAGCAGGTACAACATTTTCCATCCAGCTACCGTTAACACTTTCCATCATCTCCGTTTTATTAACGGAAATTGAGAACGAAAAATATGCGATTCCTTTATCTTCTATTATAGAGACTGCCATTATAAAAAAAGAGGAAATCCTGACGGCACATAACCAGGAAGTCATTGATTTCAGGGGTAAAATTGTACCTGTAGTCTACTTGGAAAAAGTATTCGAGGTTCATAAGCAGCAAGTAGAACCTCCAGACTTTTATTCACTTGTCTTGGTGAAAAAAGGTGAAAAAATTGCCGCATTAGTGGTTGATTCCTTCATAGGACAACAAGAGGTCGTTCTTAAGGGACTAGGACAATACCTGAACTCTACCTTTGCAATCAGCGGAGCAACCATCCTCGGAGACGGCCAAGTAGCACTAATCGTAGACTGTAATGCTTTAATTAAATAAAGACCCTAGCTGTTGATTGGAGCAAAAG
This window of the Sutcliffiella horikoshii genome carries:
- a CDS encoding chemotaxis protein CheA, whose amino-acid sequence is MDLNQYLDIFLEESKEHLQTINNQLLELEKHPANIEIVNEIFRSAHTLKGMSATMGYEDLASLTHQMENVLDLIRNEKLNVTTNLLDIIFRSVEYLEEMVLSISEGGDGKKDVKEVVALLIKIEKGEEYSLPTNSKEQKSPEHFYDSYEITILQQSEEQGYTPYEVTITLRQDCLLKAARVFMVFEVVEGMGEVIKSNPSVDLLEEEKFENSFQITMVSKEEVSSIKEKIMKVSELEKVNVIKLDTQLLVTFDGESSVEAAVEEITSAQVEAAPTTSVLEKKEEKSTPVKGTPGSNKTIRVSIDRLDGLMNLFEELVIDRGRLEQISKDLNEQELIETVERMSRISNDLQNIILNMRMVPIETVFNRFPRMVRQLARDLGKKVDIEIIGAETELDRTVMDEIGDPLVHLLRNAIDHGIEIPEIRSRNGKPEEGKITLKAYHSGNHVFIEIMDNGAGISKEKVLNKAISKGVITQQEGERLSEQEVYQLILSSGFSTAEVISDISGRGVGLDVVKNTIESLGGKITIDSLEGAGTTFSIQLPLTLSIISVLLTEIENEKYAIPLSSIIETAIIKKEEILTAHNQEVIDFRGKIVPVVYLEKVFEVHKQQVEPPDFYSLVLVKKGEKIAALVVDSFIGQQEVVLKGLGQYLNSTFAISGATILGDGQVALIVDCNALIK
- a CDS encoding protein-glutamate methylesterase/protein-glutamine glutaminase, which codes for MNKVKVLITDDSIFMRKLLSDLLEKHPEIEVIATAKNGKEAIEKIKEYSPDVITLDVEMPQMNGLQALEVIMREHPVPTIMLSSTTTEGSLNTIIAMEQGAVDFVAKPSGAISLDIHKVKEELIEKILLASRSNISLFKQPIKKEKEILSSQSFYSKIDLLEKAGKRDAVVCIGTSTGGPRALQTLLTALPKSFPAPLFIVQHMPKHFTKSLANRLNSICEITVVEAVHNQKVEKGTAYIAPGDFHMEVIKRAGSLFIHLHEAPPIRGHRPSVDTLFRSIGNLETYQKIAVILTGMGNDGTAGLKQLKENGKTETVALAESEESCIVYGMPRAAIHSGMVDEVHHLKDMSKRINQYILS